One part of the Vibrio palustris genome encodes these proteins:
- the lpxA gene encoding acyl-ACP--UDP-N-acetylglucosamine O-acyltransferase, which produces MIHESAQIHPSAVVEEGAIIGENVKIGPFCYVDSKVEIGDDTELTSHVVVKGPTQIGKGNRIFQFASIGEECQDLKYKGEDTRLIIGDNNMIRESVTMHRGTIQDAGLTQVGSNNLFMINAHVAHDCVVGDHCIFANNATLAGHVTVENNAIVGGMCAVHQFCRIGAHAMLGGGSIVVQDVPPFVMAQGNHCAPFGVNIEGLKRRGFEKPQIHAIRRAYKAMYRSGLTLAEAKTEMEKDVEAFPVVQHLLDFLSDSTRGIIR; this is translated from the coding sequence ATGATCCACGAATCAGCACAAATCCACCCATCCGCGGTGGTTGAAGAAGGGGCTATTATTGGCGAAAACGTCAAAATTGGTCCATTTTGCTATGTCGATAGCAAAGTTGAAATCGGCGACGATACTGAGCTCACCTCGCATGTCGTGGTAAAAGGTCCAACGCAAATTGGTAAAGGAAACCGTATTTTTCAGTTTGCGTCTATCGGTGAAGAGTGCCAAGACCTGAAATATAAAGGTGAAGACACCCGATTGATCATCGGTGACAATAATATGATCCGCGAAAGTGTGACTATGCATCGCGGTACGATTCAAGATGCAGGACTGACGCAAGTAGGCAGCAATAACCTCTTCATGATCAACGCGCATGTTGCCCATGATTGCGTCGTTGGCGATCACTGCATTTTTGCAAATAATGCAACATTAGCAGGGCATGTCACGGTTGAAAACAATGCGATTGTTGGCGGAATGTGCGCGGTACACCAATTCTGTCGCATCGGCGCCCATGCTATGTTAGGTGGCGGCTCTATTGTTGTGCAAGATGTGCCACCCTTTGTGATGGCGCAAGGCAACCACTGTGCACCGTTTGGTGTTAACATTGAAGGTCTCAAGCGTCGTGGCTTTGAGAAACCGCAGATTCATGCTATTCGTCGAGCTTATAAAGCGATGTATCGCTCTGGCTTAACGTTAGCCGAAGCAAAAACTGAGATGGAGAAAGATGTTGAGGCATTCCCTGTCGTACAACACCTTCTCGATTTCCTCTCTGATTCCACACGCGGTATTATTCGTTAA
- the bamA gene encoding outer membrane protein assembly factor BamA, which translates to MAMKKILLATLLATSMSAHGAENFVVKDIQIKGLQRVALGAALLKMPVRVGDSVDSQDISDIIKSLYASGNFENVKVYRDDSTLVVQVKERPTIASVSFSGNKAVKKEQLQKNLDASGIQVGESLDRTKLRSIEKALEDFYYSVGKYNATVKAVVTPLPRNRADLKFVFTEGVSAKIKQINILGNHAFSDDTLRSKFDLDANVSWWNFISSDKYQKQVLAGDLEKLKSFYLNRGYLKFKVESAGVSISPDKKGVYITLNLHEGKPYTVNNVEFKGDLIGKKDEFQSLVKFKMGSTYNGAAVTALEENVKKILGEAGYAYPKVRTIPKFDDDKQQVSLVVQVDPGKRMYVRDIRFVGNSITKDEVLRREMRQMEGSWLNSKSVDTGKSRLNRLGFFKTVDVKTQRVPGSEDQVDVVYNVEEANSGSVNFGVGYGTESGVSFQVGLTQDNFLGTGNRVSVSATTNDYQKNITLEYRDPYWTLDGVSLGGKVFLTKFEASDAGIVDYDNTSYGGKLTWGFPSDELNRFEFGVGYTHNKIGNLRPYVQVEQFLQSQQSNLTNDGSLETDDFDVSLTWTRNNLNKGYFPTEGNYQRAYYDMTVPGSDALYYKMQYDVRQYFPLTEKQDYTLLLRGRLGYGNGYGKTDGQDNLYPFYENFYAGGFSTLRGFSSNSAGPKAVYRSYSDSNNGTEIATKESVGGNAVALASAELIVPTPFVSEEMQNQIRTSVFFDMASVWDTEFNYNESGASYGNKYYYDYSDPTNYRSSYGAALQWISPMGPLVFSVAKPIKKYEGDDEEFFTFTIGKTF; encoded by the coding sequence ATGGCGATGAAAAAGATCCTCCTCGCGACACTGCTCGCAACAAGCATGTCCGCACATGGTGCAGAAAACTTTGTTGTTAAAGATATTCAGATTAAGGGACTACAACGTGTCGCTTTAGGTGCTGCATTACTCAAAATGCCAGTACGAGTAGGCGATAGCGTCGATTCTCAAGATATTTCCGATATCATTAAATCCCTCTATGCATCTGGTAACTTTGAAAATGTCAAAGTGTATCGGGATGACTCGACCTTAGTGGTTCAAGTTAAAGAGCGACCAACCATTGCGAGTGTGTCTTTCTCCGGCAATAAAGCGGTTAAGAAAGAGCAGCTACAAAAGAACTTGGACGCGTCTGGTATTCAAGTCGGTGAGTCGTTGGACCGTACCAAACTGAGAAGCATTGAGAAGGCGTTAGAAGACTTCTATTACAGTGTCGGTAAATATAATGCGACGGTAAAAGCGGTGGTTACGCCTTTGCCGCGTAACCGTGCCGATTTGAAGTTTGTGTTTACTGAGGGGGTCTCTGCGAAAATTAAACAGATCAATATTCTTGGTAATCATGCTTTTTCTGATGATACGTTACGCTCAAAGTTTGATCTCGATGCTAATGTTTCTTGGTGGAATTTTATCTCCAGTGACAAATATCAGAAGCAAGTATTAGCTGGTGACTTAGAAAAACTAAAAAGTTTCTATCTCAACCGCGGTTACTTGAAGTTCAAAGTCGAGTCAGCAGGGGTTTCTATCTCCCCAGACAAGAAAGGCGTCTATATTACGTTGAACTTGCATGAGGGTAAGCCTTATACGGTTAATAACGTTGAATTTAAAGGCGACTTGATTGGTAAAAAAGATGAATTTCAATCGCTTGTGAAGTTTAAAATGGGCAGTACCTACAATGGTGCGGCGGTCACGGCGTTAGAAGAAAATGTGAAAAAAATCTTAGGTGAAGCGGGTTACGCTTACCCTAAAGTACGAACTATTCCGAAGTTTGATGATGATAAGCAACAAGTTTCTTTAGTTGTTCAAGTTGATCCTGGTAAACGTATGTATGTGCGCGATATTCGTTTTGTCGGTAATAGTATTACTAAAGATGAAGTTTTGCGTCGTGAAATGCGTCAAATGGAAGGCAGTTGGTTAAACTCGAAATCTGTTGATACGGGTAAATCGCGTTTGAACCGCTTGGGTTTCTTTAAAACCGTTGATGTGAAAACTCAGCGCGTACCAGGTAGCGAAGATCAAGTTGATGTGGTGTATAACGTTGAAGAAGCGAACTCTGGTAGTGTTAACTTCGGTGTCGGTTACGGTACTGAATCCGGCGTAAGCTTCCAAGTTGGTTTGACTCAGGATAACTTCTTGGGTACCGGTAACCGCGTGAGTGTCAGTGCAACCACCAATGATTATCAAAAGAACATTACATTAGAATATCGAGACCCATACTGGACTCTTGATGGCGTTAGTCTTGGCGGCAAAGTGTTCTTAACTAAGTTTGAAGCTTCTGATGCAGGTATCGTCGATTATGATAACACCAGCTATGGCGGTAAATTAACATGGGGCTTTCCGTCCGATGAACTTAACCGTTTTGAATTTGGTGTAGGCTATACGCACAACAAAATTGGTAACTTAAGACCGTACGTGCAAGTTGAGCAATTTTTACAATCTCAACAAAGTAACCTAACGAATGATGGCAGTTTAGAAACTGATGACTTCGATGTGAGTCTGACCTGGACACGTAATAATCTCAATAAAGGGTATTTTCCGACCGAAGGTAACTACCAGAGAGCGTATTACGATATGACGGTACCTGGTTCAGATGCCTTGTATTATAAAATGCAGTATGACGTGCGTCAGTACTTCCCGTTAACAGAAAAACAAGATTATACCCTACTGTTACGTGGACGTTTAGGTTACGGTAATGGTTACGGTAAAACGGATGGTCAAGATAACTTATATCCGTTCTATGAAAACTTTTATGCTGGCGGTTTCTCGACGTTACGTGGCTTTAGTTCTAACTCTGCAGGCCCTAAAGCGGTATATCGTAGTTACTCTGATAGCAATAATGGCACAGAGATCGCAACGAAAGAATCAGTGGGCGGTAACGCAGTCGCGTTAGCCAGTGCGGAACTGATTGTTCCGACTCCATTTGTGTCTGAAGAGATGCAGAACCAAATCCGAACCAGTGTCTTTTTTGATATGGCAAGTGTTTGGGATACCGAGTTTAACTACAACGAGAGTGGCGCGTCGTACGGTAATAAATACTATTACGATTACTCGGATCCAACAAATTATCGCTCATCATATGGTGCTGCATTACAGTGGATCTCACCGATGGGGCCTCTGGTCTTTTCTGTGGCGAAACCAATTAAAAAATACGAAGGTGATGACGAAGAATTCTTTACCTTCACCATCGGCAAAACCTTTTAA
- the fabZ gene encoding 3-hydroxyacyl-ACP dehydratase FabZ, with the protein MNITEIQALLPHRYPFLLIDRVTDYEEGEYLVGLKNVSVNEPQFTGHFPQMPVFPGVLILEAMAQATGLLAFQTFGAPKENELYYFASIDNAKFRRPVSPGDQLIVKVDFLKERRGIALFNGTATVDGEVVCSAELKCARREF; encoded by the coding sequence ATGAATATCACTGAAATTCAGGCGCTTCTTCCTCACCGCTACCCATTTTTGTTGATTGATCGTGTGACGGACTATGAAGAAGGCGAATATTTGGTTGGCCTTAAAAATGTTTCTGTCAATGAACCTCAGTTTACCGGTCATTTTCCTCAGATGCCTGTATTCCCAGGCGTGTTAATTTTGGAAGCCATGGCACAAGCGACAGGCTTATTAGCGTTCCAGACATTTGGCGCACCAAAAGAAAATGAATTGTATTATTTCGCAAGTATTGATAATGCGAAATTCCGTCGTCCAGTATCGCCTGGTGATCAATTGATCGTTAAGGTTGATTTCTTAAAAGAGCGTCGAGGTATCGCGCTATTCAATGGTACCGCAACCGTTGATGGTGAAGTGGTATGTTCGGCTGAATTGAAATGTGCGCGCCGAGAGTTTTAA
- the lpxD gene encoding UDP-3-O-(3-hydroxymyristoyl)glucosamine N-acyltransferase, with protein MSTLTLAELATITGGEVYGDSTAVVSSVSPMERAGKGDVSFLSNSKYSQYLTDCKATVIMVKESERHLCKSNVLVVPDPYVAFARVAQALDNTPQPAVEIAATAVIADDVVFGDNVSVGANAIIESGVVLGDGAVIGAGCFIGKNAKIGQKTKLWANVSIYHNVVIGEHCLVQANTVIGSDGFGYANEKGEWVKIPQLGSVRIGNRVEIGAGTTIDRGALDDTIIEDNVILDNQLQIAHNVHIGYGTAIAGGTIIAGSTCVGKYCIIGGAVVINGHITIADGVTITGMGMVMRSITEKGIYSSGIPLQTNKEWRKTATRVHRIDEMNKRLRALEKQVEQKRDV; from the coding sequence ATGAGCACATTAACGTTAGCCGAGTTGGCAACTATTACAGGCGGGGAAGTGTATGGCGACAGCACAGCTGTTGTTTCATCAGTGTCTCCGATGGAGCGAGCAGGAAAAGGCGATGTGTCTTTCTTGTCTAACTCAAAATACAGCCAATACCTTACAGACTGCAAAGCCACTGTAATTATGGTTAAAGAATCAGAACGCCATTTGTGTAAGTCTAACGTGCTTGTTGTGCCTGATCCTTACGTGGCTTTTGCACGCGTTGCACAGGCGCTAGATAACACCCCACAGCCTGCGGTGGAAATTGCCGCAACGGCGGTCATTGCAGATGATGTAGTGTTTGGTGATAACGTCTCTGTCGGCGCTAACGCTATTATTGAATCTGGGGTTGTTCTGGGCGATGGTGCGGTTATCGGTGCCGGTTGTTTTATTGGCAAAAATGCCAAAATAGGACAAAAGACGAAGCTGTGGGCTAATGTGTCAATTTATCATAATGTCGTGATTGGCGAGCATTGCTTGGTGCAAGCGAATACGGTGATTGGCTCGGATGGTTTCGGTTACGCTAATGAAAAAGGCGAGTGGGTGAAAATCCCGCAACTTGGCTCTGTGCGAATTGGTAATCGAGTTGAAATTGGGGCGGGTACGACGATTGACCGTGGTGCACTTGATGACACGATCATTGAAGATAACGTTATCCTCGATAATCAATTGCAAATCGCTCACAACGTACACATTGGTTACGGCACAGCGATTGCTGGTGGTACCATCATTGCCGGTAGTACTTGTGTTGGTAAATACTGTATTATTGGTGGCGCGGTCGTGATTAATGGACATATTACCATTGCCGATGGTGTAACCATCACTGGTATGGGCATGGTGATGCGCAGTATTACAGAAAAAGGTATTTACTCGTCAGGTATCCCTTTACAGACCAATAAAGAATGGCGAAAAACGGCCACTCGAGTGCATCGCATTGATGAAATGAATAAGCGATTACGAGCGCTAGAAAAGCAGGTTGAACAAAAAAGAGACGTTTAA
- a CDS encoding OmpH family outer membrane protein produces the protein MKNIFKAAGVSLVILSSSFFANAAEAAQKIGYINTAQVFHELPQRKVVLQKLQSEFKDKAAELKSIQSQAQKKMEKLKRDSSLMSDDERDKLRVEISQLQSNYKIKGQSLEKASKRREAQEKQKLFKVIQNAVQKVAKKDGYDMIVDISAMQYGKPEYDISKEVIKSIK, from the coding sequence TTGAAAAATATCTTCAAAGCAGCAGGTGTAAGCCTCGTTATTCTTAGCTCTTCATTTTTTGCTAATGCCGCTGAGGCAGCACAAAAAATTGGCTATATCAATACGGCTCAGGTTTTTCATGAACTTCCACAACGCAAAGTGGTTCTGCAAAAATTGCAGTCTGAGTTTAAAGACAAAGCGGCTGAACTGAAAAGTATTCAGTCTCAAGCGCAAAAAAAGATGGAAAAACTTAAGCGAGATTCATCGCTAATGAGTGATGATGAACGTGATAAATTACGTGTTGAAATCAGCCAGTTACAAAGTAACTATAAGATTAAAGGCCAATCTTTAGAGAAAGCCAGTAAGCGTCGTGAAGCACAAGAAAAGCAGAAATTGTTTAAAGTTATTCAAAATGCAGTGCAAAAAGTCGCGAAAAAAGATGGCTATGATATGATCGTAGATATCAGTGCTATGCAATATGGCAAACCTGAGTACGATATTTCTAAAGAAGTCATTAAGTCTATTAAGTAA
- the rseP gene encoding sigma E protease regulator RseP has product MSGIIWNLVSFVVALGILVTVHEFGHFWVARRCGIKVETFSIGFGKALWKKVGKDGTVYTIAMIPLGGYVKMLDSRVDTVSQEQRHQAFDHKSLWQRVAVVSAGPMFNFLFAIFAYWLVFTLGTPTVKPVVGSVEQHSIAAQGGLKSGMQITSVSGVSTPDWQSVNMQLASHIGDKQLTLTVASPNDIGMKEIKTFNLSSWNFKPDSESAMGALGFKPYRPSISPTLVNISANGAGAQAGLQVGDTLASINGVKVTDWQQVVNSIKSHPNKPLKLTVIRNGSLLPLTLVPEPKKLSKGQVIGFAGIAPKVAQWPENYRFDLQYGVIESVGKAIDKTGQVIHLTGSMLKKLVVGDVGLNNLSGPISIAKGAGATADYGFVYFLGFLALISINLGIINLVPLPMLDGGHLLFFAIEAIIRRPVPEKVQEMGYRIGGAIIFSLMAVAIFNDFTRL; this is encoded by the coding sequence ATGAGTGGCATAATCTGGAATTTAGTCTCATTTGTTGTCGCGTTAGGCATTTTGGTGACCGTACATGAATTTGGTCACTTTTGGGTTGCGCGTCGCTGTGGAATAAAAGTCGAGACATTTTCTATAGGTTTTGGTAAAGCATTATGGAAGAAGGTCGGTAAAGACGGCACTGTTTATACCATCGCGATGATCCCTCTTGGTGGTTATGTCAAAATGCTCGACAGTCGTGTCGATACGGTTTCGCAAGAACAACGACATCAAGCCTTTGATCATAAATCGCTTTGGCAGCGTGTTGCTGTCGTCAGTGCCGGACCGATGTTTAATTTCCTATTTGCAATTTTTGCTTATTGGTTGGTCTTTACTCTTGGTACTCCAACAGTAAAACCTGTCGTCGGTAGTGTTGAACAACACTCTATCGCTGCTCAAGGTGGGCTTAAATCAGGTATGCAGATTACTTCTGTCTCTGGTGTATCGACCCCCGATTGGCAATCCGTGAATATGCAGCTTGCTTCGCATATCGGTGATAAGCAATTGACTTTGACGGTGGCTTCTCCCAATGACATCGGTATGAAAGAAATCAAAACTTTCAACCTGTCTTCGTGGAACTTTAAACCAGATTCAGAGTCTGCTATGGGAGCGTTAGGTTTTAAACCTTATCGACCGAGCATTTCTCCGACGCTTGTTAATATCTCAGCCAATGGAGCAGGTGCGCAAGCTGGCTTACAAGTAGGGGATACACTTGCATCGATTAATGGCGTCAAGGTGACAGATTGGCAGCAGGTGGTGAACAGTATTAAAAGCCATCCTAATAAGCCGCTGAAACTGACAGTAATCCGTAATGGCAGTCTGCTGCCATTAACACTGGTCCCTGAGCCTAAAAAGCTAAGTAAAGGACAAGTGATAGGGTTTGCTGGTATAGCACCTAAAGTCGCGCAATGGCCAGAAAATTATCGATTTGATTTGCAATATGGCGTGATTGAATCGGTAGGCAAAGCGATAGATAAAACAGGACAAGTCATACATCTGACGGGCAGTATGTTGAAAAAACTGGTCGTGGGTGATGTAGGATTGAACAACCTGAGTGGCCCAATCTCGATTGCAAAGGGGGCTGGGGCGACGGCTGATTACGGATTCGTTTACTTTTTAGGCTTTTTGGCTCTGATCAGTATTAATTTAGGCATTATTAATTTAGTCCCATTACCAATGCTTGACGGAGGGCACTTGCTGTTCTTCGCGATTGAGGCGATTATTCGTCGCCCGGTTCCTGAAAAAGTTCAGGAAATGGGCTATCGCATTGGTGGAGCCATCATTTTCTCTTTAATGGCCGTGGCAATATTTAACGATTTTACTCGCCTGTGA